The genomic window TCGATGCCTCAATACTTGTGGTCTCGGCTGAGAAAACTGAAGCAGACCTGATGTCGAAATCTATAGAGCTTCTGACGCACGAAGCCAATACATTTATCGGCGTTCTGCTAAATAACTTCAGCTACAGGGCAGGCTACGGATCATATTATAAGTATTACTACTATTACTCACGTCCTGCAGACGGAAAAAAGGGACTCAAAGGGGTCTCAAAAAGCAGGGTGCTAGGTAAGTAATAAACTGTAACCCATAAATATTAAAAACCCGGTAATAAATTTTATTATCGGGTTTTTTTATTTACTTTTATATAAACGGTTATTCTTCAATAAGCTTAATAATTTTTGGCATAAGAACATTTATAGAGGATTGGAATGTATAAGCCTGTTGCTGTTGTTACCGGCGGGGCCGGATTTCTTGGCTCCCACCTTTGCGACCGCCTCCTGGAGGAGGGATTCAGGGTTCACTGTATCGATAACCTGGTTACCGGCAACCTTGAAAATATAGAACACCTTTTTGGCAATGAAGACTTTAATTTTATAAAACACGACGTCACAAACTACGTTCACGTGCCTGGCAATGTGGATTACATCCTCCATTTTGCATCCCCGGCAAGCCCGATTGACTACCTGAAACTTCCCATACAGACCCTTAAGGTCGGCTCACTTGGGACGCATAAGGCTCTGGGGCTGGCAAAAGAGAAGAAAGCGAGATTTCTGCTTGCTTCAACCTCAGAGGTCTATGGCGACCCGACCGTCCACCCTCAGAGGGAGGATTACTGGGGCAACGTAAACCCAATCGGGCCCAGGGGAGTCTACGATGAGGCCAAGCGCTTTGCTGAGGCCATGACGATGGCTTATCACCGCTTTCACGGCGTACAGACAAGGATAGTTAGAATATTCAATACCTACGGTCCAAGAATGCGCTTAGATGACGGGCGTGCACTCCCGGCGTTCGTAGACCAGGCACTAAGAGGCAAGGACCTGACAGTCTTTGGCGACGGTTGCCAGACCAGGAGCTTCTGCTTTGTAAGCGATCTGGTTGACGGCATCTTCCGCCTCCTCATATCCAACGTTACAGAACCCGTAAATATCGGCAACCCCTCGGAAATTACTATCAAGGAATTTGCCGAAGAGGTAATAAAGCTTACAGGGACAAAAAAAAGTAAAATAGTTTATAAGGAGCTTCCTGTAGACGATCCCCGTGTAAGACAGCCCGATATTACAAAAGCCCGTACGCTTCTTGGCTGGGAGCCCAGGGTGGACAGGGAAGAGGGCCTGAAAATTACAATTGACTTCTTTAAGAAAAAGGTCAGCTACGGCAGTTAAAAAAGAAGGGAAATAAAGGATATAAAAAAAAGCGGAGACATTGTGCCTCCGCTTTTTTTTGATGAATCTATTAATACATTCCTTCCATGCCGCCCATACCAGCTGGTGGCATTGCAGGAGCTTTTTCAGCTTCTTTCTTCTCAAAAACAACAGCTTCTGTTGTAATGAGCAGAGAGGAAACTGAAGCTGCATTCTGAAGGGCTGTTCTTGAAACCTTGGTTGGATCAATAACGCCTGCTTTCAGCATGTGTTCATATGTTTCTGTTGCAGCGTTGAAACCGTAGTCGTCTTTACCTTCCATTACCTTATTGAGGACGACTGAGCCTTCAAGGCCTGCATTGGTTACGATCTGCTTTAACGGCTCCTGGAGAGCTTTCTGTATGATCTTGATGCCTGTTGTCTGATCCAGGTTCTGGCCTTCAAGGTTATCCAGGGCTGAAATTGCTCTTACAAAAGCAACACCGCCGCCGGGTACTATACCTTCTTCAACTGCTGCACGTGTAGCATGAAGGGCATCTTCAACGCGGGCTTTCTTTTCCTTCATTTCAACCTCGGTTGCTGCACCGATCTTCAGAACTGCAACGCCGCCTGAGAGTTTAGCAAGGCGTTCCTGTAATTTTTCCTTATCGTAGTCGCTTGTGGTCTTCTCAATCTGAGCCTTGATCTCGTTGATTCTCTTCTTGATGTCTTCAGTTTTACCTGAACCTTCAACGATTGTTGTGTTGTCCTTGTCCAGAACAACTTTCTTTGCTGTACCGAGATAGGAGACAGTAGCGTTTTCAAGTTTGAATCCGCGTTCTTCAGAAATCACTGTACCTGCAGTAAGAACTGCAATGTCTTCAAGCATAGCTTTTCTTCTGTCGCCAAAACCCGGAGCCTTAACAGCAGCGATCTTAAGAGTGCCTCTTAACTTGTTGACAACCAGTGTAGCAAGGGCTTCACCTTCAAGGTCCTCAGCAATGATCAAAAGAGCGCGTCCCTGCTGGGCAACTTTCTCTAAGACAGGAAGCAGATCCTTCATGGCCGAGATCTTCTTGTCGTGGATTAAGATATAAGGATCTTCAAGCACGGCTTCCATCGATTCAGCGTCAGTTACAAAGTAAGGTGAAAGATATCCGCGGTCGAACTGCATACCTTCAACAACTTCCAGTGAAGTATCTGTACCCTTTGCTTCTTCAACTGTAATAACGCCGTCTTTGCCTACTTTTTCCATTGCATCTGCAATCAGGTCGCCGATTGTCTTGTCGTTGTTTGCAGAAATTGAGCCAACCTGTGCTATTTCATTGCGGCTTTCAACATCCTTGCTCATAGTCTTCAGGACATCGATAACTTTTTCAACTGCCAGGTCAATTCCCCTCTTAAGGTCCATCGGGTTAGCGCCGGCTGTAACGTTTTTGAGGCCTTCGCGGTAGATTGCCTGTGCAAGAACTGTAGCTGTTGTTGTACCGTCGCCGGCAACGTCGCTGGTCTTGGAGGCTACTTCGCGAACCATCTGTGCACCCATGTTTTCAATAGGGTCTTCCAGTTCAATTTCTTTGGCAACGCTTACGCCGTCTTTTGTTACTGTTGGAGCACCGAACTTTTTATCTAAAATTACATTTCTGCCCTTGGGGCCGAGTGTAGCTTTTACTGCATTAGCCAGTTTATCAACGCCTTTTTTCAGGCCGCTTCTTGCTTCACTGTCGAACACGATTAATTTAGAAGCCATTTTCTTTCCTCCTTAAATTATTTTTTTATAATTCCAAAAATATCGCTCTCGCGCATAATTAAATATTCTTCGCCGTCAATTGAAACTTCAGTTCCTGAATATTTACCGTATAAAACTGTATCTCCAACCTTTACTGTCAGCGCGGTTACTTTGCCATCTTCAGAGACTTTACCCTGACCGACTGCAACAACTGTTCCTTCAATAGGTTTTTCTTTTGCAGTATCAGGTAATATGATTCCGCCTTTGGTCTTTTCTTCTGCCGCCATCGGTTTTACGACAACTCTGTCAGCTAAGGGTTGAATTTTGAAATTTGCCATTTTTAATCCTCCTTAAATTTAACAAAATATGTAATTAGCACTCTCTATAGCTAAGTGCTAATTTAATAAAGTTTGAAGTATCTGTCAAGATTTCATGCACGAAATTATACAAAAGCAGCGTGTTTGCCATGAATTTTGCCCGGAAATGCTCTAATAATTTGGGAAAAAAGCAAAAAAATTACATTTTTAGGTATTCAGAAATAACTTACTTGAGAACTGGTGCCGGATGAACTTTAGAACTGAGCTTAAAAATCTCCTCGTCATAATAAAAGGCCTGGATAAAAAAGTAGTAATCGTGTTCATCTCGGTGGCAGTTCTGCAGACAATTTCCTGGTATTATACCTCCGGGCGCTTTTACCAGACGGCTATTAGTGAAAGCCCCCTGGTTTCCCCTGAGACAGCCTCCCCTGAGGCGGAATTAAGCCGGTTTATTTACTGGTTCCTGGGCGATTTTGGGCTCTTATTCCTGATCCCGGCTTTTATAATAAAGTTCTTCTTTAAGGAGAAGCTTTCACAATATGGCCTAAGAAAAGGGGATTACACCTTCGGGCTTAAGGCCTCAGGCTTTGCTCTGGTCTTAATGCTGGTTATTGTCTGGTTTATTTCAGCCTTGTCTTCCTTTTCGGAGAGCTATCCCACGCTTTCTTCAGCCAGGGATGACTGGAATATGTTCTTTCTCTTCGAGGCCGCACTGCTTTTATATATGCTCGCCTGGGAGTTCATATGGCGGGGATTTATGCTCTTCGGACTCGAGGAAAAATTTAATTACTATACTGTACTTGTTCAAATGCTCCCATTTGTTATTTTACATAATGGAAAGCCTGTGCTTGAAACGTTCGGTGCAATACTTGGCGCCCTTATGCTTGGCGTTCTGGCCTTGAGAACGCGGTCACTATATTATGGAATTATTATACACTTCAGCACGCTTTTTTCCATAGATGTTATTTCTATTCTTAGATACAGAACGGGGGAGTACGGTACAGGACTAAACTCTATATTGAATATTATTAGAAATTTATAGGAGAATAAAATGAGATTTTGCCTTAATGTTGACCACATAGCAACTCTGAGGAATGCCAGGGGGGAAAATCAGCCCGATCCTGTCACCGTGGCCCTGATTGCAGAACAGGTGGGCGTCGACGGTATTGTTGTACACTTAAGGGAGGACCGCCGCCACATCAACGAGCGCGACCTGAGGCTGTTGCGTGAGCTTGTAACCACAAAGCTTGACCTTGAAATGGCTGCAGTGCCGGAGATCATTAACATTGCCTGCGACGTCCAGCCTGAACTTGCAACGCTCGTTCCGGAAAAAAGGCTTGAGCTTACAACTGAAGGGGGCCTGAACGTCATTGATAACATAGAAAAGGTCTCCGGAGCAATTAAACAGCTTCATGAGGCGGGAATAGCGGTTTCACTTTTTATTGAACCCGATATCAATCAGATAAATGCCGCGGCCGAGATCGGAGCCGATATAATTGAAATCCATACGGGCCACTACGCCAATGCTGCTACTGAGGACGAACAGCTCGATGAACTTGAAAGGGTGAGAATTGCAGCTAAACAGGCCAAAAAGCTGGGCCTCGGCGTAAATGCAGGCCACGGCCTCGACTACCAGAACATAAAGCAGTTTATTGAGGTTACGGATATTGACGAGGTCTCAATTGGCCACGCCGTTATTGCCCGGGCCGTAGTCGTCGGTATAAAGGATGCTGTAGAAGAAATGAAAAGAATCCTTAGAACGCTCTGAATGAACCCCCTTAAGAAAAAGCTCGACTATCATTACAGATTCTTTGACAAGCGTCAGATTTCACCTGACCCCTTGGAGTTTCTGCACTTGTATTCTAACCCCAGGGATATAGAAGCCATAGGCATAATCTCTTCGGTTTTTGCCTATGGCAGGGTAGAGCAGATTATTTCTACTCTGAACCGGCTTTCTGAAGTTATGAACAAAAGCCCCTATGACTTTATCGTGAACTATAATTATGATGAAGACGCCTCTTTGTTCAGCGGCATAAAACACAGGTTCTATACCTCAGAGGACATTGCACTTTTATTCTTCATTCTGCACCGCGTCTATACGGGATACGCTTCCCTAAAGGAACTCTTCCTCCTTTACTATTTTGAAATGGATAAGAACATTAAGGAATCCCTCTCATTTTTTTCGCGTAACCTCCTGTCCTTGTCGGGCTTAAAGGAAAAAGAGATTTCTCCGGGACTTAATTTTATGTTCCCGGACCCCATGACAGGCAGCGCCTGCAAGAGAATGAACCTTTTCTTAAGATGGATGGTAAGGCATGATGAACTAGACTTCGGCCTCTGGCCCGAAATTCCAAAAAGCAGGCTTGTAATTCCTGTAGATACGCATGTAGCCAGAATATGCCGGGATCTGGGCCTTACAAAAAGGAAGAACGTCTCCTGGCTCATGGCTGAAGAGATAACTGAAAACCTTAAAAAGTTTGACAGCGTGGATCCCGTAAAGTACGACTTTGCCATATGCCACATCGGAATGCGGAAAATGGAGTTCTGAAAGCTTCCCCCTTGTGTTCTAATGTGTCTTTAGTCCAAATATTTGGCCTCAGACGTATCGCAATTCCCTCTGAATGCATATTCCTTAATATGCATAAAAACCCCAAAAATCGGTTTTCTTTCTGATTTTTAATTCAATTCCTTGTTGACCCCATTATAAAACATAGTTATATTGAAGGGCATTTTTTAAGTTCTACAACAGTTTTTTATATCAGATTTTATAGGAGCGAAAATGTCTGAACAGAAAAAGTTTGTGCCTTTCGTTTCTCCTGAGACAAATATGGCTGAATTTACGGTCCGCGCACTCATAATTGGACTTGTAATGTCAGTTGTACTCGGTGCTGCAAATGCATATCTCGGGCTGAAGGCAGGCATGACGATTGCTGCTACTTATCCGGCAGCAGTTATAGGTATGGCCCTCTTGAAGATTATGAAGGGCTCCATACTTGAAGAAAATTTTGCAAGAACAGTAGGTTCTATTGGTGAATCTGTTGCGGCCGGTGCAATCTTCACCATCCCGGCATTTTTAATATCCGGCGTTTGGACAGAATTTTATTCGGTTCGCCATTATCTTGAAGCTACGGCAATTATGTTCGTGGGCGGTGTTGTTGGTATACTGTTTGTTACCATTCTCCGCCGTGTCATGGTCGAAGACGCAGAACTCCCTTTCCCGGAATCAGTTGCCGCTTCTGAAATACATAAAGCAGGCCGCTCCGGAAAAAGCGGTGCTAAATTCCTTTTCTGGGCCATGGGCCTAGGCGCCCTCATTCAGGCATTAAAACAGTTCCAGGCTTTTGCAGCCAGCTGGGAAAAGTTCATTCCCTTCTCAAGCAAGAGTATTGCCGTTGGCGGCGGAAGTTCAGTGCCTGTATCAGGCGGTGCCATGCTTTCAACTCCAGGTGTAAGCCCGGCTTATATGGGCGTAGGCTACATCATAGGCCCGCAGCTTGCGGCCTTGAACTTCACGGGCGGACTTCTGGCCTGGGGCCTTTTTGTCCCGCTCCTTTTGTATTTCCTTGGTCCTGAAATTGCCACTTCACTGCAGGCACAGGGCGTGGACGTCAACTCTGAATCCACTTGGATTGCCCAGGCTGTCTTTGTATGGAAATCTATCGTAAGGCCTATTGCTATAGGCGGTATGCTTATGAGCGCTGCTTTTACTCTTTATAAAATGCGTAAAAGCTTGCTGGCAGGCCTTACAAGGGCAGTTGGTGACGTAAAACGCGCCGCAACGGGCGGTGTTTCTGAAGACCGTACACAGAAGGATATGAACTTCAAATATGTATTTATGGGGCTTATTGCAGCTTCTATAGCTACATTCTTCGTGTATTACTATTTCTCACAGGATCTTGTTGCCGCAGTTGTAGCTACAGTTGTTATGATTATTGCAGGCTTCTTCTTTGCTGCCGTTTCGGGCTACCTCGTGGGCCTTATCGGTTCAAGCAACAACCCGATAAGCGGTCTTACAATTTCAACACTCATCATTGCCGCAATCTTAATGGTTGCCCTTGGTGTTAAAGGTATGCCGGGCATTGCTGCCGTCTTGGGCGTTGCAGCCGTTATATGCGTCGCTGCCGCTGTTGCAGGCGAAATGCTGCAGGACCTTAAAGTAGGTCACATCTTAGGCGGTACACCCTGGAAAATGCAGGTGGGTGACTTATTTGGTATCCTCCTGGCTACATCAGTAATGTACTTCCCGCTTCTTATCCTCCATCAGGGAGATATCAACATGGGCGGTACAGGTCTTGGCGGTAATGCTTATCCTGCCCCTCAGGCAAGCCTCATGGCTATTCTGGCTAAGGGTATTGTAGGCGGCGACATGGCATGGCCTCTTATCATTGTTGGTATACTCATGGCAATCGGCTTTATTCTTCTTAAGGTTAAAAGCCCGATGCTCGTTTGCGTAGGCATGTATCTTCCTCTTGAAACATCCTTTGCCATCTTTATCGGCGGCCTTATACGCGGCATACTAGACAAGCTGGCTGCAAAACGTAAATTCAACTCGGCACAGATGTCCCGCATGGAAAATAACGGCGTCCTCCTGGCCTCAGGCCTTATAGCCGGTGAAGCCCTCATTGGACTTCTCTTTGCTTTCTTTGCCGTTGTGGACTGGAAGATTCCTGTAATATTCCAGAATCCGACATTCTTAGTCAGCCTTGTGGTATTTGTTATCATTGGCTACATACTCGTTCGCATACCGTTAAATAATGCCGGTGACCCGAACGAACCTGCTCCGCCATCAGCAATGTTCTAATAAATCTTAAGCTCCGGGGCTAAAGCCGTAATTTGCTTTAGCCCTTCCGGGGCTTTTTCATATTTCATCATTATCAAAAAATTATCCGGATGCCCTTAAGTTTTAAAGAAAGAAAAAAAATCCTGAAAGAAGCCAATTATCTGGAGCTTACACCTTACCGTGTCTACAAGGAAGAGATTGACGAGCAGGGGATAGTAACAGTCCTTGTTCCCAAGTTCACAAACCGCTTCCTGGCTAAATATTTACTGCCCAGATTGAAATCCACCCATTTTAAGATTAAATTGGATGAAATTGGCTCCGAAACCTGGAAGCAGATAGACGGGAAAAAGAATGTGGAACAGATTGCCGAAGTCTTAAGTGGAATTTTCGGCGATAAAATTCAGCCAGTACACGACCGCCTGACAAGGTTTTTTACAAGAATGTATATGGAAGGTTATATTTCTTTCAACGAAATTAAAAAAGAAGGAGAATAATATGGGAAAAGTTCTTGGCAGCTTAAAGCCTGAATTGCTTTGGAATCACTTCGAGGAAATCTGCATGAGGCCTCATCCTTCAAGAAAAGAAGAAAAACTTGCAGAGTATATCGTCTCGGTTGGTAAAAGAAACAACCTTGAAACCCTAAGAGATGAGTTCGGTAACGTCTTAGTTAGAAAACCCGCTACACAGGGAAAAGAAAACCTTAAGACCGCGGTTCTGCAGGGCCACCTCGACATGGTGCCTGAAAAGAACAACGACGTTAAACACGATTTTGAAAAAGATCCCATTCAGCCTTTTATAGACGGCGAGTGGGTAAAAGCTAAAGGCACAACCCTGGGCAGCGATAACGGAATAGGCGTTGCCGCGGCACTGGCTGTAATGGAATCAAAAGACCTCGAACATGGTCCGCTTGAATTCCTTTTTACTCTTGACGAGGAAACAGGCCTTAACGGCGCCTCAAGCTTAAAGCCGGGCTGGCTTAAGGCCACCGTACTCTTAAACCTCGATTCAGAAGAAGACGGAGCGCTTTATATTGGATGCGCCGGCGGCAAGAATACATTTGCCAAGTTTACATTCTCAACTGAAAATGTCCCTTCCGGTTCAGCAGCCTACAGCATTAATGTTACCGGACTAAAGGGCGGACACTCAGGCCTCGATATTGCTGAAGGGCGCGGTAACGCTGTAAAAATCCTCTCACGCCTCCTCTGGAACCTGTGCAATAAATTTGATGCCCGTCTGTCTTTAATCAACAGCGGCAGCAAGCATAACGCAATTTCGCGCGAAGGCTTTGCCACAGTTGCTGTTCCTTCATCCAGGGCTTCCGAGCTGGAGAATTTCGTTAAGGAATTTAACAGCACGGTTAAAAAAGAACTGGCTACAAATGAACCGGGCCTTACAGTTTCGGCCTCCAAAACCGACGTTCCTAAAGGCGTTATGGATAAAAAGACACAGGATAACCTCCTGAACGCCCTTTATGCTGCTCCTCACGGTGTCCTTACAATGAGCCCCGACATTAAAGGCCTCGTTGAAACCTCTACAAACCTCGCAATTGTTGCATCCGGGGACTCTACAGTTTCAATTACAACAAGCCAGAGAAGCTCTGTTGAAAGTGAAAAAGACGACGCGGCCGACATGGTTGGCAGCATCTTTACGCTTGCAGGTGCGGAAGTCACTCATGGCGACGGGTACCCGGGCTGGAAGCCTGACGTAAAATCCCCGATACTTGGCGTGCTTAAATCTGCATACGAAAGGCTTTATAAAGGCGAACCTGAGGTTAAGGCCATACACGCCGGTCTTGAATGCGGCATCATAAACGAGCGCTATTCAGATATGGATATGATCTCTTTTGGTCCGACTATCATAGGAGCGCATTCACCTGACGAAAGAGTGAAAATTGATACGGTTGAAAAATTCTGGAACCTTCTTAAGGAAGTCCTGAAGAATATTCCTGTAAAATAAATCCCGGATCGTTATATTTGGAGCCCGGAGAAATCCGGGCTCTTAAGCTATTTATCAGAATTTAATCTGCCTTTGTTTATCTTGAAGGAGATTTAAATTGCTTTTTTTGAGACATTTGAAAAGGTCGCTATGGAAACAACAGCAACAACTATAGTTAAACCGGAACCATCAAAGCTCTACCGTTGGGGAGTGCTCGTTTTTGTAAGTCTTGCCATGTTCGGCAATTATTACGTTTATGACTGCATAAGCCCGCTGGCCGACTTACTGGCCAAACAGCTTAATTTTTCAGACAGCAATATTGGCCTCCTTCAGGCAATCTACAGCATCCCGAACGTATTTATGGTCCTTATTGGCGGAATTATTATTGACCGCCTGGGAACAAGGATATCAACTTTTATATTCTCGGCACTCTGTCTTTTAGGGGCAATTGTTACAGCCTCATCCTCAAGCCTTACATTCATGGCGGCAGGAAGGCTCATATTCGGCCTTGGCGCAGAAAGCCTTATAGTTGCAATTACAACCATTATCGGGCGCTGGTTCAAGGGAAAAGAGCTCTCATTTGCATTCGGCCTTAATCTCACCATTGCGCGCCTCGGGTCATTTGCAGCCCTTAATTCACCTTCTTGGGGAAGGGCATTCTTCGACAACTGGCAGACTCCGCTCCTTATTTCCGTTGCTGCCGGCACCATTTCTGTTGCCTCTGTTATTATTTACATATTCATGGACGTACATGCCTCCAAAGCTTTTGCCCTGCGCGAGGTGCCAAAACAGGATGAAATTAAAGTTAAGGAAATATTTAAGTTTAAGCCTTCTTTCTGGTTTATAACGCTCCTTTGTGTAACATTTTATTCGGCCATGTTCCCGTTCCAGACCTTTGCCGTAAAGTTCTTTATGGAAACTCACGGCACCACGAGAGAATTCGGCGGATTTTTGTCCAGCCTCCTTACTCTTTCGGCAATGGTTCTGACTCCACTTTTCGGACTTTTATCCGACTATATAGGCAAACGTTCTTTGCTTATGATGTTTGGCTCTCTTCTGATCATACCGGTATACCTTTTAATGGCCTATACTTCAATAAACCTCATTATACCAATGGCAATGATGGGCATATCGTTTTCACTGGTGCCTGCGGTCATGTGGCCTTCGGTTGCCATTATTACAGACGAGTCGCGCCTTGGCACGGCATACGGCCTGATGACAATGATACAGAATATTGGGCTTTCCGGTTTTAATTTGCTTATCGGATGGGCGTATGATACCACCCATGGCTATAATCTCGGGATGTGGATCTTTTCTTCTCTGGGATTATTCGGACTTCTGTTTGCTTACTTCCTGAGGAAAAGCGAACTTGGCCATCAGGGACACGGCCTGGAAGAGGGGATAAAGGATAAAAAACTTCAAACTAACGGCTAGGAACGCTGCCTTTACTTAAGGGCAGAATGTGCAAAGGCATATGTGGTAGAGTAATTTGTTGTTGAATTTTAGAGGGGAATTAAAGATTTTGGAACAGGTATTGTTTTTTATTTCGAACTCTCTTTTCTGAGCGATTAATATGGCGGCATTAAAACTTAATATTGCCTTCATGGCCGTCCTGATGCTTTTATTCAGCCTCAGGACTCAGGCGCAGACCTGCGGTTTTGGATGCCTCGGGCTGGGAGGTTTTTATGCCGGCTACAGCATTCAAAACTATAAGGCACAGGGCTTCAACAATTTCATCCGGCAGGCACTCCTTAATTCCAATCAGCAGCTGCCTGAATTTGGTAAAGCAAAAGGCTTCCGTGTGGGAGCCAATATCTTCCGTACTAAGTATAACAATTTTGTCTTTTCAACCAAAGGTTACTACCAGTTCCTGAGAGAACAAAACCAGATGTCACAGCCCGCAGAAGGTGACGGGGGAGGCAGTACCAGGTATACGCTCGACCTGAACTACTACGGTCTGGGTGTGGATTTTGGCTATTCCTTGGGTAAACTTATAGCCATTAAATTTATTGATGCCGAGGTTACCTTCCATTCGGCAAATCTGACCTCTGATGTATCTACCACCTCATCTACTCTGAAGGAAAGCGCTTATTCCAATGATAAACTTGCTGTAGGTTATACGCTTGGAAGCGGCGTCATATTCCGGATTGTAGGGGAATATATAAGCCTGGAAGCTACTGCCGGATATACTAAATTCTCGTTCGACAGCCTCGTAAATAACGATGAAAACAGC from Ignavibacteria bacterium includes these protein-coding regions:
- a CDS encoding major facilitator superfamily domain-containing protein 1; the encoded protein is METTATTIVKPEPSKLYRWGVLVFVSLAMFGNYYVYDCISPLADLLAKQLNFSDSNIGLLQAIYSIPNVFMVLIGGIIIDRLGTRISTFIFSALCLLGAIVTASSSSLTFMAAGRLIFGLGAESLIVAITTIIGRWFKGKELSFAFGLNLTIARLGSFAALNSPSWGRAFFDNWQTPLLISVAAGTISVASVIIYIFMDVHASKAFALREVPKQDEIKVKEIFKFKPSFWFITLLCVTFYSAMFPFQTFAVKFFMETHGTTREFGGFLSSLLTLSAMVLTPLFGLLSDYIGKRSLLMMFGSLLIIPVYLLMAYTSINLIIPMAMMGISFSLVPAVMWPSVAIITDESRLGTAYGLMTMIQNIGLSGFNLLIGWAYDTTHGYNLGMWIFSSLGLFGLLFAYFLRKSELGHQGHGLEEGIKDKKLQTNG